In one window of Chryseobacterium phocaeense DNA:
- a CDS encoding type I polyketide synthase, whose product MKNLPIIGLTPFEKPDVSLMLKLQQAGAFPILSLGHDLTEAQAALNQLNQTDIPSYGIYLPNDKFISLQIPEKVSFAILPAGTSMDVIPDLPTIYQVNSLDEARLAEQSGAGGIIIKGNEAGGLVGYESTFVLFQRVIREIQSIPVWVQGGVGLHTAAAVKALGAAGVVLDSQLALFPECSVPQDIKDLCSKLNGTETKIIADHRILVRPNSPALPENVTSEELRQYFTGFDLSQNYIPMGQDISLAIDLFEDFKNLKRMVFGFKEAMYGHLKQAKVLQVISENNVMARELGLRYPIAQGPMTRVSDVPLFANAVADAGALPFVALSLLKGEQAKSLVMETKKLAGEKTWGVGILGFAPQELREEQTSYILEAKPPVVLIAGGRPAQAKVFEKAGITTFLHVPSPALLDIFLKEGATNFIFEGRECGGHVGPLSSMVLWEKQIERILKEEHPENISVFFAGGIHNAFSTAFVSVMAAPLAARGVKVGVLIGTAYLYTEEAVRTGAIQEEFQVQAMQAKDTVLLETAPGHETRCLNTAFAQHFTTEKSKLLAAGVDKKEVWEQLEKLNVGRLRIAAKGIDRQGDKLVNVPKSEQLDLGMYMIGQVATMQNRVISLAALHQNVSIDNYGYIEQAVLPEEPVSVEKPLDIAIVGMECIFPGAKNLEEYWRNIILGKDHVTEVPDERWNKELYYHPDSDGPDVSHSKWGGFIPKIDFDPLAFGIPPQSLAAIEPTQLLTLLVAKRAMEDAGYGEKNFNRENISVIIGAEGGNDLANSYSFRGYYKQVFGELHEEVKEAFPHTTEDSFPGILANVIAGRITNRLDLGGRNYTVDAACASSLAAIDLACQELVLGKSDMVLAGGADLHNGINDYLMFSSTHALSRKGRCATFDNEADGIALGEGVAILVLKRYEDAVRDGDRIYSVIKGVGGSSDGKALGLTAPRKIGQERALERAYAQAGISPAAVGLVEAHGTGTVVGDKTELSALTNLFIRSGAVPAQTHLGSVKTQIGHTKCAAGLAGLIKASLAVYHGVKPPTLHLKQPNAYYNTQTSPFAFYAESGLWSEKNRYAGISAFGFGGTNFHTVIANHPKQDDSAVLQSWPSELFVFRGETYEEAKNQLSQIKSLLEINDEISLKNIAYSLAVGSEKPIQLSIVADTAEDLMMKIELVLLGIETKDTFTVNKKEGKVAFLFPGQGSQRINMTRDLFVAFPSMRNLMDSYPELEKVVFPPAVFDESALKLQKETIKDTRLAQPLLGIVDLALAKFLQSLDIVPDMLAGHSYGELPALCFAGVFEEEQLVDLSIRRAHSILDSVEGGDPGSMVAVSTTKELLEPVLAKVEGCYPVNYNAPNQCVVAGSTSAIQTFMEVLKQERISAKKLEVACAFHSPLLAKSKGLYEDVLKDVPFNEMQIPVWSNTTAAAYPKETSAIKERLTDHLVQPVRFVEEIQAMYDDGARIFIEVGPGKVLTGLTNSCLNKDQLTLYVEDSSRNKMSHLLCMLAQYLGTGRNFSVEKLFEGRNVKLIHIDQPELYKKNPAIWRVNGQTAHPTTGTLPVNGALPILNPIAMNHFTNNQQTPAAQHQPAERMLQEYLDTMKQLIQAQRDVMLSFLGQSPQISAAPVYAPSVPHHANERIMTVPVQPVAQIQVQEKPVATPVKQAPVKDIKTLLLQVVSDKTGYPHEMLGMEMDLEADLSIDSIKRVEIIGTLRNELGAFTSDQGNEDSIMEQLAGIKTLSGLVSWLTECMGTAKPENTESVETNTSNPQNKSGFTLEELQQAILNIVSEKTGYPKEMLGLDLDLEADLSIDSIKRMEIIADLKTKIGFGENLEQADDLMEKLAAIKTLSGLASWISEMSGNTDAEEPVQNLLSRLRFDLTPTDVSPEQNTEILQGKRFAITQDNSTQTSAIKNALEQYGAIAELVDAGKDLSDFDGLIILDLFSSTVKHSIIDHVDLIKKMDLDKAKWIYLISDIPAHVQELTDTTLLRHYKGHPGLFKSLAREFEQTNCRLISLSTPQQTDQIAEIALKEILATDKPSEVIYKNDQRHKVDIIPSPLSTSLQEAHIQLDKESVVLVLGGAQGITSELVKHMSGTYPCTYILVGRSADPRDEVSRLKETEAMKTKEEIRSYLIKSGQFTAPAEIEKETVRIFKNNQILGTIRDMEQLGSKVVYNSLDLCDEEGLSDLIRNIYETYGHLDGVIHGAGLLEDKLFKQKTSSSFERVFDTKVKPLRVLAEQLREDCQFVVLFSSIASVYGNKGQTDYAAANSVLDDYAKALNKKLKGKVISINWGPWKGAGMVSSTLETEYERRGISLIPLDQGKEIFLNEIKYGTESQVLIMSGNNW is encoded by the coding sequence ATGAAAAACTTACCCATTATTGGATTAACGCCTTTTGAAAAGCCGGATGTAAGCCTTATGCTCAAACTGCAACAGGCAGGTGCGTTTCCAATTTTAAGCTTAGGACATGATTTAACAGAGGCTCAGGCAGCGCTGAACCAACTTAATCAGACAGATATTCCTTCCTATGGAATTTATCTTCCCAATGACAAATTTATATCCCTTCAGATTCCGGAAAAGGTAAGCTTTGCCATTCTTCCCGCCGGAACTTCTATGGATGTTATACCGGATCTGCCTACCATTTATCAGGTCAACAGTCTGGATGAAGCCAGGCTTGCAGAGCAATCAGGAGCTGGAGGAATTATTATAAAAGGTAACGAAGCCGGCGGACTCGTAGGCTATGAATCTACCTTCGTGCTGTTTCAGCGCGTCATCAGAGAGATTCAATCTATCCCGGTTTGGGTACAGGGAGGCGTGGGCCTTCATACCGCTGCAGCCGTGAAAGCACTTGGGGCAGCCGGAGTTGTCCTGGACAGCCAGCTGGCTTTGTTCCCTGAATGTTCGGTTCCTCAGGATATAAAAGATCTCTGCTCAAAACTGAATGGTACAGAGACTAAAATTATTGCGGATCACAGGATTCTTGTGAGACCAAATTCTCCTGCGTTGCCGGAAAATGTAACTTCAGAAGAATTACGGCAGTATTTTACCGGTTTCGATCTGAGTCAGAACTATATTCCTATGGGGCAGGACATTTCGCTGGCCATAGATCTTTTTGAAGATTTCAAAAACCTGAAGAGAATGGTTTTCGGTTTTAAAGAAGCTATGTATGGACATCTGAAACAGGCAAAAGTTCTGCAGGTGATCAGTGAGAATAATGTAATGGCCCGGGAGCTTGGGCTGCGTTACCCGATTGCACAGGGGCCTATGACCCGTGTGAGTGACGTTCCTTTATTTGCCAATGCAGTGGCGGATGCCGGAGCCTTGCCTTTTGTTGCCCTGTCTTTGCTAAAGGGTGAGCAGGCAAAATCTCTGGTCATGGAAACTAAAAAGCTGGCCGGAGAAAAAACATGGGGAGTTGGAATTTTAGGATTTGCTCCTCAGGAACTGAGAGAAGAGCAGACTTCATACATATTGGAAGCCAAACCACCTGTAGTTTTGATTGCAGGAGGAAGACCGGCACAGGCCAAAGTATTTGAAAAAGCGGGAATTACCACGTTCCTGCATGTTCCTTCCCCTGCACTGCTGGATATTTTCTTAAAGGAAGGAGCCACAAACTTTATATTTGAAGGCCGTGAATGCGGCGGGCATGTAGGCCCGCTTTCCAGTATGGTCCTTTGGGAAAAACAGATCGAACGCATCTTAAAAGAAGAACATCCTGAAAATATCAGCGTATTCTTTGCCGGTGGAATTCACAATGCGTTTTCTACAGCTTTTGTTTCGGTGATGGCCGCTCCGTTGGCAGCCAGAGGGGTAAAAGTTGGGGTTTTAATTGGAACTGCTTATCTGTACACCGAAGAAGCGGTGCGTACCGGGGCTATCCAGGAAGAATTCCAGGTGCAGGCAATGCAGGCCAAAGATACGGTCTTGCTCGAAACCGCACCGGGCCACGAGACACGCTGCCTGAATACAGCATTTGCACAACATTTTACCACTGAAAAGAGCAAGCTTCTGGCCGCTGGGGTTGATAAAAAAGAAGTATGGGAACAGCTTGAAAAATTAAACGTTGGCCGTTTGAGAATTGCCGCCAAAGGAATTGATCGTCAGGGAGATAAATTGGTTAATGTTCCTAAAAGTGAGCAGCTGGATCTCGGCATGTACATGATCGGGCAGGTGGCCACCATGCAGAACCGTGTGATTTCATTAGCGGCACTGCACCAGAATGTAAGTATAGATAATTACGGATATATAGAACAGGCCGTTTTACCGGAAGAACCGGTATCAGTCGAAAAACCACTGGATATAGCCATTGTGGGAATGGAATGTATTTTCCCCGGGGCAAAAAACCTGGAAGAGTACTGGCGGAATATCATTTTAGGGAAAGATCATGTGACCGAAGTTCCGGATGAACGCTGGAATAAAGAGCTGTATTACCATCCGGATTCAGACGGGCCGGACGTTTCCCATTCCAAATGGGGTGGATTTATTCCAAAGATTGATTTCGATCCTTTGGCTTTCGGAATTCCTCCGCAGTCCCTTGCTGCCATTGAGCCAACACAATTATTAACTTTATTGGTTGCAAAACGGGCAATGGAAGATGCCGGATATGGGGAGAAAAATTTCAACAGAGAAAATATTTCTGTAATCATAGGAGCTGAAGGTGGGAACGACCTAGCCAACAGCTATAGCTTCAGAGGTTATTATAAACAGGTTTTCGGGGAATTGCATGAAGAAGTAAAAGAAGCATTTCCCCATACCACAGAAGATTCATTCCCGGGTATCCTGGCCAATGTGATCGCAGGTAGGATTACGAATCGCCTGGATCTTGGCGGAAGAAATTATACAGTAGATGCAGCCTGTGCGTCATCTCTAGCTGCTATTGACCTTGCATGCCAGGAGCTTGTATTGGGGAAATCCGATATGGTGCTGGCAGGAGGTGCAGATTTGCATAACGGGATCAATGATTACCTTATGTTTTCCAGCACACATGCACTTTCAAGAAAAGGACGATGTGCCACCTTTGATAATGAAGCCGACGGAATTGCCCTGGGAGAAGGCGTTGCTATCCTTGTCCTGAAAAGATACGAGGACGCTGTCCGTGATGGTGACCGTATTTATTCAGTGATCAAAGGAGTAGGCGGATCCAGTGATGGCAAGGCCTTAGGACTTACAGCTCCGAGAAAAATAGGCCAGGAACGTGCTTTAGAACGTGCTTACGCGCAGGCTGGCATTAGTCCTGCAGCAGTAGGATTGGTAGAAGCCCACGGAACCGGAACTGTGGTAGGAGATAAAACAGAATTAAGTGCATTGACTAATCTATTCATCCGTTCCGGTGCGGTACCAGCACAGACTCACTTAGGGTCCGTAAAAACCCAGATCGGGCATACCAAATGTGCGGCAGGGTTGGCCGGATTGATTAAGGCATCACTTGCAGTATATCATGGAGTAAAACCTCCTACATTACATTTGAAGCAACCCAACGCTTATTACAATACACAGACCAGCCCTTTTGCTTTTTATGCAGAAAGCGGATTATGGAGTGAAAAGAACCGGTATGCAGGAATCAGTGCTTTCGGATTTGGAGGGACTAATTTTCATACAGTCATTGCCAATCACCCTAAACAGGATGATTCTGCAGTACTGCAATCCTGGCCTTCGGAATTATTTGTGTTCCGTGGTGAGACTTATGAAGAAGCCAAAAACCAGTTAAGTCAGATCAAATCTTTATTGGAAATCAATGATGAGATCTCCTTAAAAAATATTGCATACAGTTTAGCGGTTGGTTCAGAAAAACCAATTCAACTGAGCATTGTAGCCGATACCGCCGAAGATTTAATGATGAAAATCGAGTTGGTACTGCTGGGAATTGAGACCAAAGACACTTTTACGGTCAATAAAAAAGAAGGGAAAGTTGCTTTCTTATTCCCGGGGCAGGGCAGCCAGAGAATCAATATGACACGGGATCTGTTCGTGGCTTTTCCTTCCATGCGAAACCTGATGGATTCCTATCCGGAACTGGAGAAGGTTGTTTTTCCACCTGCTGTTTTCGATGAATCTGCTTTAAAACTACAAAAAGAAACCATTAAAGATACCCGCCTGGCACAGCCTCTTCTGGGAATTGTTGATCTGGCTTTGGCCAAATTCCTGCAGTCGCTGGATATTGTTCCTGATATGCTGGCAGGCCACAGCTACGGAGAATTACCGGCTTTATGCTTTGCAGGCGTATTTGAAGAAGAGCAGCTGGTTGATTTAAGCATCAGGAGAGCCCACTCTATTTTGGATTCGGTGGAAGGCGGAGATCCTGGTTCCATGGTAGCTGTAAGCACTACAAAAGAGCTTTTAGAGCCTGTTCTGGCCAAAGTAGAAGGCTGCTACCCTGTCAATTATAATGCTCCCAACCAATGTGTAGTGGCTGGAAGTACATCTGCGATCCAAACATTCATGGAAGTTCTGAAACAGGAACGTATTTCTGCGAAGAAACTGGAGGTGGCCTGTGCTTTCCACAGCCCGTTACTGGCCAAATCTAAAGGTTTATATGAAGACGTTCTGAAAGACGTTCCATTCAATGAAATGCAGATTCCGGTTTGGTCCAATACCACAGCAGCAGCTTATCCAAAGGAAACATCAGCCATTAAAGAAAGACTGACGGATCACCTGGTACAACCTGTAAGATTTGTGGAAGAAATTCAGGCGATGTATGATGACGGAGCAAGAATCTTCATCGAAGTAGGCCCGGGAAAAGTACTGACCGGACTGACGAATTCCTGCTTAAATAAAGACCAGCTCACGCTATATGTGGAAGACAGCAGCCGAAACAAAATGAGCCATCTGCTCTGCATGCTGGCGCAATACCTTGGAACCGGCCGCAATTTCAGTGTTGAAAAACTGTTCGAAGGCCGTAATGTCAAGCTGATTCATATAGACCAACCCGAATTATATAAGAAAAACCCTGCAATCTGGCGTGTGAACGGACAGACTGCACATCCTACTACAGGTACGCTGCCGGTTAACGGCGCGCTGCCTATTTTAAATCCAATTGCCATGAACCATTTTACCAATAACCAACAAACCCCAGCCGCCCAGCATCAGCCTGCTGAACGTATGCTGCAGGAATATCTTGATACCATGAAACAGCTGATACAGGCACAGAGAGATGTGATGCTTTCCTTCTTAGGACAGAGCCCACAGATCAGTGCTGCACCTGTTTACGCTCCTTCGGTACCCCATCATGCTAATGAACGTATAATGACTGTTCCGGTTCAGCCGGTAGCACAAATTCAGGTTCAGGAAAAACCTGTGGCTACTCCGGTAAAGCAGGCTCCGGTAAAAGATATTAAAACGTTGTTGTTGCAGGTGGTCAGCGATAAAACAGGCTATCCTCATGAAATGCTGGGGATGGAAATGGACCTTGAAGCCGATCTGAGCATTGATTCCATTAAAAGGGTTGAAATTATCGGAACACTGCGCAATGAACTGGGAGCTTTTACCAGTGACCAGGGCAATGAAGATTCCATTATGGAACAGCTGGCAGGTATAAAAACCTTAAGCGGCCTGGTTTCCTGGCTTACAGAATGCATGGGAACTGCAAAACCAGAAAACACTGAATCTGTAGAAACAAATACTTCAAACCCACAAAATAAATCAGGATTTACCCTTGAAGAACTTCAGCAGGCCATCCTGAATATCGTCAGTGAAAAAACAGGCTACCCAAAAGAAATGCTGGGGCTGGATCTCGATCTGGAAGCAGATCTGAGCATTGATTCCATTAAACGCATGGAAATTATTGCGGATCTTAAAACAAAAATCGGTTTTGGTGAAAACCTGGAGCAGGCAGATGATCTGATGGAAAAGCTGGCTGCTATAAAAACCTTAAGTGGTTTAGCATCCTGGATCAGTGAAATGAGTGGAAATACTGATGCTGAAGAACCTGTACAAAACCTTTTGTCCCGCCTTCGTTTTGATCTTACTCCCACGGATGTTTCTCCGGAACAAAACACTGAAATACTGCAGGGAAAACGTTTTGCCATCACTCAGGACAACAGCACACAGACATCGGCGATCAAAAATGCCCTTGAACAATACGGTGCCATCGCAGAACTGGTAGATGCCGGAAAAGATCTATCGGATTTTGACGGACTTATTATCCTTGATTTATTCTCGTCCACAGTGAAGCACAGCATCATCGATCACGTTGATCTGATTAAAAAAATGGATCTCGATAAGGCCAAATGGATCTATCTGATCTCAGATATTCCAGCCCATGTTCAGGAGCTTACTGATACCACGCTTTTGCGTCATTACAAAGGACATCCCGGACTTTTCAAAAGTTTAGCCCGTGAGTTTGAACAAACCAATTGCAGACTGATCAGTTTAAGTACTCCACAGCAGACAGACCAGATTGCGGAAATCGCTTTAAAAGAAATCCTGGCGACCGATAAACCTTCGGAAGTTATCTATAAAAACGACCAGCGTCACAAAGTGGATATTATTCCTTCACCGTTGTCAACAAGCCTTCAGGAAGCTCATATCCAGCTCGATAAAGAGTCTGTGGTATTGGTACTTGGCGGTGCACAGGGCATCACCTCCGAACTTGTGAAGCACATGTCCGGAACCTATCCCTGCACCTATATTCTTGTCGGAAGATCAGCAGATCCGAGAGATGAGGTTTCCCGTCTAAAAGAAACTGAAGCCATGAAAACCAAAGAAGAGATCAGAAGCTATCTGATTAAATCCGGCCAGTTCACTGCTCCTGCTGAGATTGAGAAAGAAACAGTACGGATCTTCAAAAACAATCAGATTCTGGGGACCATCCGCGATATGGAACAGTTGGGAAGTAAGGTCGTTTACAACTCATTAGACCTTTGTGACGAAGAAGGACTGTCTGATCTCATCAGAAATATCTATGAAACCTATGGTCATTTAGACGGAGTGATCCACGGAGCAGGTCTCTTGGAGGATAAATTATTTAAACAGAAAACTTCAAGCTCTTTTGAACGTGTTTTTGATACCAAAGTGAAACCGCTAAGGGTACTGGCAGAGCAGCTTCGTGAAGATTGTCAGTTTGTAGTCCTGTTTTCAAGCATAGCCTCGGTGTATGGTAATAAGGGCCAGACTGATTATGCTGCCGCCAATTCCGTACTGGATGATTACGCAAAAGCACTCAATAAAAAACTAAAAGGAAAAGTAATTTCTATCAACTGGGGACCATGGAAAGGAGCCGGAATGGTTTCATCCACACTGGAAACAGAATATGAACGCCGTGGTATTTCATTAATTCCACTGGACCAGGGGAAAGAAATCTTCCTTAACGAAATAAAATACGGAACAGAAAGCCAGGTGCTGATCATGTCCGGAAACAATTGGTAA